In Blastopirellula sp. J2-11, a single genomic region encodes these proteins:
- a CDS encoding FG-GAP repeat domain-containing protein → MKITPPCVLSACLVLLASLHVKAEEPLQPVLYGDSQKSVDLGVGLWAWPLPMDWDGDGDLDLVVSCPDVPFNGAYLFENPGGDRKLPVFKPPVKIGHGMHSLQVSYVDGAPRVLSPATEWRDIRQNRFTKKTSIYPKSNIYKNRVRANQWRYADYDADGVQDLIVGVGDWSDYGWDDAFNAEGKWTRGPLHGYVYWIRNQGTTEKPKYQEPVQLEAAGAPVDVFGMPTPNLADFDGDGDLDLLCGEFLDGFTYFENAGTRSEPHFAAGRKLTANGQPLKMDLQMITPTAIDWDADGDVDLIVGDEDGRVALVEHTGKIVDGTPQFLQPQYFQQQADRLKFGALVTPFSVDWDNDGDEDLIAGNSAGYIALIENTDGGNPPKWAPPRKLEVDGQPIRVQAGENGSIQGPAEAKWGYTTLNVADWDHDGRLDLIVNSIWGKVEWYRNLGGTPAKLAAAQPIEVQWPGAPPKPAWNWWNPEGKELVTQWRTTPVVIDLNQDGLNDLVCLDHEGYLALFERQKQGETLTLSPGKRIFTQPNGEPLRLNEKTAGKSGRRKLCFADWDGDGRLDLLINSGNVDFFRNVSTDKLPWAFKNQGQVHKQRLAGHTTSPTIVNWDQDARPDLLIGAEDGHFYYLKNNEAPVSAK, encoded by the coding sequence ATGAAGATTACGCCCCCCTGCGTTCTATCCGCCTGTTTGGTGCTGCTCGCTTCGCTGCATGTAAAAGCCGAAGAGCCGCTGCAACCGGTGCTCTACGGCGATTCGCAAAAGAGCGTTGATTTGGGAGTCGGGCTATGGGCCTGGCCATTGCCGATGGATTGGGATGGAGATGGCGACTTGGATCTTGTCGTTTCGTGTCCTGACGTTCCGTTTAACGGGGCGTATCTGTTTGAGAACCCCGGCGGCGATCGCAAGTTGCCGGTCTTCAAGCCGCCGGTGAAAATCGGTCATGGGATGCACTCGCTGCAAGTTTCCTACGTCGACGGCGCACCGCGCGTCTTATCACCGGCGACCGAGTGGCGAGACATTCGGCAAAATCGGTTCACCAAGAAAACCAGCATCTATCCAAAATCGAACATCTACAAAAACAGAGTGCGGGCCAATCAGTGGCGCTACGCTGACTATGACGCGGACGGCGTGCAAGATTTGATCGTCGGCGTTGGAGATTGGAGCGACTATGGTTGGGACGATGCATTCAATGCCGAAGGGAAATGGACGCGCGGCCCGCTGCATGGCTACGTTTACTGGATCCGCAATCAAGGGACCACGGAGAAGCCCAAGTATCAAGAGCCGGTGCAGTTAGAAGCGGCAGGCGCGCCGGTCGACGTCTTTGGGATGCCGACGCCCAATTTGGCCGACTTTGACGGCGATGGCGATCTCGATCTGTTGTGCGGCGAGTTTCTGGACGGCTTCACCTATTTTGAAAACGCAGGAACGCGCAGCGAGCCGCACTTTGCCGCAGGTCGCAAGCTCACCGCCAACGGTCAGCCGTTGAAAATGGATCTGCAAATGATCACGCCGACGGCGATTGATTGGGATGCGGACGGCGATGTGGATTTGATTGTCGGCGATGAAGATGGACGCGTCGCTCTGGTCGAACACACCGGCAAGATCGTCGACGGCACGCCGCAGTTTCTGCAGCCGCAATACTTTCAACAACAAGCCGATCGCTTGAAGTTTGGCGCGTTGGTCACGCCGTTCAGCGTCGACTGGGACAACGATGGCGACGAAGATCTGATCGCTGGCAACTCGGCAGGCTACATTGCGCTAATCGAGAACACCGACGGCGGCAATCCTCCGAAGTGGGCGCCTCCGCGCAAGCTGGAAGTCGACGGTCAACCGATTCGCGTTCAGGCCGGTGAGAATGGTTCGATCCAAGGCCCCGCCGAAGCGAAGTGGGGATATACCACGCTGAACGTCGCCGACTGGGACCATGACGGCCGGTTGGATCTGATCGTTAACTCGATCTGGGGCAAGGTCGAGTGGTATCGCAATCTCGGTGGTACGCCGGCGAAACTGGCCGCCGCTCAACCGATCGAAGTGCAATGGCCTGGCGCACCTCCCAAGCCGGCCTGGAACTGGTGGAATCCTGAGGGAAAAGAACTCGTCACGCAGTGGAGAACCACGCCGGTCGTCATCGATCTGAATCAAGATGGTTTGAACGATCTGGTCTGCTTGGACCACGAAGGCTACTTGGCGCTGTTCGAACGCCAGAAGCAGGGCGAAACGCTCACCCTATCGCCGGGCAAACGGATTTTCACCCAACCCAACGGAGAGCCGTTGCGCCTCAACGAAAAGACCGCAGGCAAAAGCGGACGCCGCAAACTTTGCTTTGCAGACTGGGATGGCGATGGACGCTTGGATCTGTTGATCAACAGCGGCAACGTCGACTTTTTCCGCAATGTCTCGACCGACAAACTCCCTTGGGCGTTTAAGAATCAGGGTCAGGTTCACAAGCAACGCTTGGCTGGACACACCACGAGTCCGACCATCGTCAACTGGGATCAAGACGCGCGTCCTGATCTGCTGATCGGAGCTGAAGATGGACATTTTTACTATCTGAAAAACAACGAGGCCCCGGTCTCGGCGAAATAA
- a CDS encoding DUF1559 domain-containing protein, protein MKTKNLNRGFTLVELLVVIAIIGVLIALLLPAVQVAREAARRMQCSNHMKQIGLALHNYHDTFGAFPTLKGGPEYGTSTSTGLILRLGPFPRMSAFLEQQAIFDITMGPVATESYSHPVGEYEISTLICPSDLNDGALAGTTGKLNYGLCVGDNRINQDHTGTYRVSRGVFTNLSWTRIADIADGTSNTIASAEYVRPATHGDFGDITNLNGAFTLSECTAAYDNTTKQYAGSSFLAARGWRWHDAFVAFTAVQTILPPNSPSCSTTSGWAGSTGTQFGVYSASSRHPGGCNVLMSDGSSRLIAETIDSGSIAAAIPTTSQSGSTPYGVWGALGTKAGGEAVAIP, encoded by the coding sequence ATGAAGACCAAAAATTTGAATCGCGGATTTACGTTGGTAGAGTTGCTGGTCGTCATTGCGATCATCGGCGTCTTAATCGCGCTGCTGTTGCCGGCGGTGCAAGTTGCTCGCGAAGCGGCGCGACGCATGCAATGCTCAAACCATATGAAGCAAATCGGGCTGGCGCTGCACAACTACCACGATACTTTCGGCGCATTTCCGACGCTGAAAGGAGGTCCCGAATACGGGACGTCGACCAGCACCGGTTTGATTCTGCGGTTGGGGCCGTTCCCGCGCATGTCGGCGTTTTTAGAACAACAAGCGATCTTCGACATTACAATGGGACCAGTGGCGACCGAATCCTACAGTCACCCTGTGGGAGAATACGAGATATCAACGTTGATTTGTCCCAGCGATCTCAATGACGGCGCGTTGGCCGGCACTACCGGCAAGCTGAACTACGGTTTGTGCGTCGGCGACAATCGGATCAACCAAGACCATACCGGAACCTATCGCGTTTCCCGCGGCGTCTTCACCAATCTTTCGTGGACGCGGATCGCTGATATCGCCGACGGCACAAGCAATACCATCGCCAGCGCCGAATATGTTCGGCCAGCAACGCACGGCGACTTTGGCGACATCACCAATCTGAACGGCGCGTTCACCTTGTCGGAGTGCACCGCGGCGTACGACAACACGACGAAACAATACGCCGGCTCCAGCTTTTTGGCCGCTCGCGGCTGGCGTTGGCATGACGCGTTCGTCGCGTTTACGGCAGTTCAGACCATCCTTCCCCCCAACTCTCCGAGCTGCTCGACAACCAGCGGTTGGGCGGGCAGCACTGGAACGCAATTCGGCGTCTATTCGGCCAGCAGCCGGCATCCCGGCGGCTGCAACGTGTTGATGTCGGACGGCTCGTCCCGTTTGATCGCAGAAACCATCGACTCCGGTTCGATCGCCGCCGCAATCCCGACGACCAGTCAAAGCGGTTCGACCCCGTATGGCGTTTGGGGCGCCCTCGGCACCAAGGCCGGCGGCGAAGCCGTTGCGATTCCCTAA
- a CDS encoding carboxypeptidase-like regulatory domain-containing protein, translating to MVTRIRRIFAAAMTLSLASLILGCNRGPALPANLPPLTACTLQIQYKQTPVTEATVTLIPAHGDWVGVARTDATGKAVVQTQGRYDGVPAGDYSITVTKYEPVTDLPPDPATPEEDAASTLSASHQSKRKSLVPEKYTKPETTDLKLTITDLPVEQTLQLSE from the coding sequence ATGGTCACGCGAATTAGGCGAATTTTCGCCGCTGCGATGACGCTTTCGCTCGCTAGTCTCATTCTCGGGTGCAATCGTGGCCCCGCATTACCAGCAAACTTACCGCCGCTGACGGCCTGCACTTTGCAGATTCAATACAAGCAAACGCCGGTCACTGAAGCGACGGTTACGTTAATCCCCGCTCATGGCGATTGGGTGGGCGTCGCGCGAACCGACGCTACCGGTAAAGCGGTGGTGCAAACGCAAGGACGCTATGACGGTGTCCCCGCAGGCGACTACTCCATCACCGTCACCAAGTACGAGCCGGTGACCGATTTGCCTCCGGATCCAGCTACGCCTGAAGAAGACGCCGCGTCGACGCTTTCCGCTTCACACCAAAGCAAACGCAAATCGTTGGTGCCGGAAAAATATACGAAGCCGGAAACAACCGACTTGAAACTGACCATCACCGATCTTCCGGTGGAACAAACGCTCCAGCTTTCGGAATGA
- a CDS encoding sulfatase, giving the protein MNSRQFIAAILVLLACGALQSDAAPTKPNIVFILIDDMGCKDTGCYGATNYQTPHIDRLANQGMQFTDAYAAPVCSPTRASLMTGKHPARLHLTNFIPQIGRQLPAGKLIPPDFNHTLPLEEKTLAEELHADGYQCAMIGKWHLGEEHGPEYRPQSRGFDHVVLSEHHGIFNYFYPFVDQQKWPYAGPLPGKPGDYLPDRLTDEAIDFVRENHDRPFFLYLSHWSVHGRYFAPEPLVAKYRELGLEERPAIYAAMIETVDNSVGRLMETLDKLSLADNTLFVFMSDNGGERITSMAPLRGSKGSLYEGGVRVPLIVRYPGVVKPNTTCSVPVISHDLFPTFLDFAQRPYRANELDGESIAGLLKGEQSELDRDALYWHFPHYWGSTRPCSAMRQGRWKLVEHFETDRAQLYDLNSDPGEQQDLAAEMPQQAAKLRKMLGQWRNEVGAQMPTRP; this is encoded by the coding sequence ATGAATAGTCGCCAGTTCATTGCCGCAATCCTTGTTTTGCTGGCATGCGGCGCTCTGCAAAGTGATGCAGCGCCGACCAAGCCAAACATCGTCTTTATTCTGATCGATGACATGGGCTGCAAAGATACCGGTTGCTATGGTGCGACTAACTATCAAACGCCGCACATCGATCGTCTGGCGAATCAGGGGATGCAATTTACAGACGCTTACGCGGCGCCGGTCTGCTCTCCCACGCGGGCCAGCTTGATGACCGGCAAACATCCGGCGCGACTCCATCTAACCAATTTCATTCCCCAGATCGGACGTCAATTGCCGGCGGGCAAGCTGATTCCGCCTGACTTCAATCATACGCTGCCGCTAGAAGAAAAGACGCTCGCCGAGGAGTTGCACGCCGATGGCTACCAATGCGCCATGATCGGCAAATGGCATCTGGGCGAAGAGCATGGACCCGAGTATCGCCCGCAGAGTCGCGGTTTTGATCACGTAGTGTTGAGCGAGCACCATGGGATCTTCAACTACTTTTACCCGTTTGTGGATCAGCAGAAGTGGCCCTATGCAGGCCCACTTCCCGGCAAGCCCGGCGACTATCTGCCAGACCGGCTGACCGACGAAGCGATCGATTTTGTCCGTGAGAATCATGATCGCCCGTTCTTTCTTTATCTTTCTCACTGGTCGGTGCATGGACGATATTTTGCTCCTGAACCGTTGGTCGCCAAGTATCGTGAACTCGGACTTGAAGAGCGACCGGCGATTTATGCGGCGATGATCGAAACGGTCGACAATTCGGTCGGGCGGCTAATGGAGACGCTTGACAAGTTGAGCTTGGCCGATAACACGTTGTTTGTGTTTATGTCTGACAACGGCGGAGAGCGGATTACGTCGATGGCGCCGCTGCGAGGATCCAAAGGATCGTTGTACGAAGGAGGCGTGCGCGTCCCGCTGATCGTGCGTTATCCCGGCGTTGTGAAACCGAATACCACTTGCAGCGTGCCGGTAATCAGCCATGATCTCTTTCCAACATTTCTTGATTTCGCCCAACGACCCTATCGCGCCAATGAACTCGACGGGGAAAGCATCGCCGGCTTGCTCAAGGGAGAGCAGAGCGAACTCGACCGCGACGCGCTCTATTGGCACTTCCCGCATTACTGGGGATCGACCCGGCCCTGCAGCGCGATGCGTCAAGGGCGTTGGAAATTGGTCGAGCATTTTGAAACCGACCGCGCCCAACTCTACGACTTGAATTCGGATCCCGGCGAGCAACAGGATCTGGCCGCTGAAATGCCGCAACAAGCCGCCAAGTTGCGCAAGATGTTAGGCCAATGGCGGAACGAAGTTGGCGCCCAAATGCCGACGCGTCCCTGA
- a CDS encoding DUF1549 domain-containing protein, protein MSPVVSAAETTSEKVSFVNDVVPVLTKAGCNMGTCHAKAGGGQNGFQLSLLGFEAAEDYESIVREGRGRRLFPPVPEESLLLLKAAAETPHGGGVRLPKDSEGYEIIRRWISQGAVYRPEADPDLRAIEVQSDRSLINMGQQQQLKAIATFSDGSQRDVTSFALFESNSEAMAEVSQDGLVKIHNIPGRVAIMLRYQDKSAVFTAAVPLGASVGDLPEPKNFVDELVFANLTEIGIPPSPVCDDATFLRRISLDLAGRLPTAEEAKEFLASTEPNKRDQLIDQLLRSPGYADFFANKWTSLLKNRRDDASDITSNFAFHAWIRDSLLENLPYDQMVRQLLAATGTVVANPPVAWYKRVKEPKEQLEDVAQLFLGVRLQCAQCHHHPFERWSQDDYYSLSAFFSQIGRKPSDTRGEDLIFHKRGIATATNVKTGVALKPAALGDDIGAIPADRDPRLRLADWLAKPDNPFFAKALVNRYWKHFFKRGLIEPEDDIRDTNPPSNPELLAALEAHFIESGYDLKALVRVITQSKAYQLSALPNEYNLVDEQNYSRYYPRRMQAEVMLDAVNDLTASPTNFANLPPGTRAVGLPDNSYNNSSLFLRVFGRPDNSSVCECERVQSSSLAQSLHLINSAEIKTKLSAAQGRAATLVSADVPPEEKIREIYLVAFSREPDPNEMEIALDYLQQIPNDADGKPLGADQAARQNFQDLIWAIMNSKEFLFNH, encoded by the coding sequence GTGAGCCCCGTGGTCTCGGCGGCGGAAACGACGTCTGAGAAGGTTAGCTTCGTCAACGACGTCGTGCCGGTGTTGACCAAAGCAGGCTGCAACATGGGAACGTGTCACGCGAAAGCCGGCGGCGGTCAAAACGGATTCCAACTCTCTCTGCTCGGATTTGAAGCGGCGGAAGACTACGAAAGTATCGTGCGCGAAGGTCGCGGGCGACGTCTATTTCCTCCCGTTCCAGAGGAAAGCTTGCTGCTGTTAAAAGCGGCGGCCGAAACCCCTCACGGCGGCGGAGTTCGCTTGCCGAAGGACTCGGAAGGTTACGAGATCATTCGCCGCTGGATCAGCCAAGGGGCGGTTTACCGACCAGAAGCCGATCCTGACTTGCGAGCGATTGAAGTTCAGTCGGATCGCAGCTTGATCAACATGGGGCAGCAACAACAGCTGAAAGCGATCGCGACGTTTTCTGACGGCAGCCAACGTGATGTCACCAGTTTTGCGCTCTTCGAATCGAATTCGGAAGCGATGGCCGAGGTTTCGCAGGACGGGCTCGTCAAGATTCACAACATCCCCGGGCGCGTCGCGATCATGCTGCGTTACCAAGACAAGTCGGCTGTCTTTACGGCGGCGGTTCCATTGGGAGCGTCGGTCGGCGATCTGCCGGAGCCCAAAAACTTTGTCGACGAGTTGGTCTTCGCCAATCTGACTGAGATCGGCATCCCCCCTTCTCCGGTCTGTGACGACGCCACTTTTCTGCGTCGTATTTCGCTCGATCTCGCCGGGCGTCTACCGACGGCGGAAGAAGCGAAAGAGTTTCTGGCGAGCACCGAACCGAACAAACGGGATCAGCTGATTGACCAGTTGCTGCGAAGCCCCGGCTATGCCGACTTCTTCGCCAACAAGTGGACGTCGTTGTTGAAGAACCGGCGTGACGACGCAAGCGACATTACCTCGAACTTCGCCTTCCATGCGTGGATCCGCGATAGTCTGCTCGAGAATCTCCCTTACGATCAAATGGTTCGTCAGCTGTTGGCGGCGACCGGCACGGTGGTCGCAAATCCTCCGGTCGCTTGGTACAAGCGCGTGAAGGAACCCAAAGAACAGCTGGAGGATGTCGCTCAGTTGTTTTTGGGCGTTCGTCTGCAATGCGCCCAATGTCATCACCATCCCTTCGAGCGCTGGAGCCAGGATGACTACTACAGTCTGTCCGCATTCTTCAGTCAGATTGGGCGAAAGCCGTCTGACACGCGCGGCGAAGACTTGATTTTTCATAAGCGTGGAATCGCCACGGCGACCAATGTCAAAACCGGCGTCGCCCTAAAACCGGCTGCTCTGGGAGATGACATTGGCGCGATTCCAGCCGACCGCGATCCGCGTCTGCGTTTGGCGGACTGGCTCGCGAAGCCTGACAATCCCTTCTTCGCCAAGGCGCTGGTGAACCGGTACTGGAAGCATTTCTTCAAGCGAGGATTGATCGAACCGGAAGATGATATCCGCGATACCAATCCTCCCTCGAACCCCGAACTGCTGGCTGCGTTGGAAGCACACTTTATCGAGAGTGGTTACGATCTCAAAGCCTTGGTGCGCGTCATCACGCAATCGAAGGCCTACCAATTAAGCGCACTGCCGAACGAGTACAACCTGGTCGACGAGCAAAACTACTCGCGCTACTATCCACGACGGATGCAGGCCGAAGTGATGTTAGACGCCGTGAATGACCTGACGGCGTCGCCGACCAATTTCGCCAACTTGCCGCCGGGAACTCGAGCCGTTGGCTTGCCTGACAACAGTTACAACAACTCGTCGCTCTTCCTGCGCGTGTTTGGCCGTCCTGATAATTCGAGCGTCTGCGAGTGCGAGCGGGTCCAGTCTTCCAGCCTGGCCCAAAGTCTGCACTTGATCAATTCGGCTGAAATCAAAACGAAACTCAGCGCGGCCCAGGGGCGCGCCGCCACGTTAGTTAGTGCAGACGTTCCTCCGGAGGAAAAAATCCGCGAGATCTATCTGGTCGCGTTCTCGCGCGAACCCGATCCGAACGAGATGGAAATTGCGCTCGACTATCTCCAGCAAATTCCGAACGACGCCGATGGAAAACCGCTCGGCGCCGATCAAGCCGCCCGTCAGAACTTTCAAGACCTCATTTGGGCGATTATGAATTCCAAAGAGTTCCTGTTTAACCACTAG
- a CDS encoding serine protease produces MSDNHLAVVPRLLLLLLVATAWPSALAAQSVCLPAPRLLTTMPMGGKAGTTVDVAITGEHLEDLDELRFSHPKIQATQKLAADGTPVANQYTVTIAADCPEGIHEARIMTRLGISSSRVFSVGALTETSSTTPNTKLETAMPLELNSICNGKMTSKAVDYYTVAAKQGERLLVSCAAQGIDSKLKPVLIVADEQGNDLRVERRGGAIDFMPEADGQYVIKVHDLTFSGGPYHFYRLAVQQISTDAVAPQFAATRNVNAFSWPPANLSDDKLASEQEPNNTAEQVQSITLPCDISGSFYPAADVDAFEFTAKKGEVWWVEVASERLGLPTDPSIVVQRVKGTGSEAELVDLVELTDIPSPIKVSSNGYSYDGPCYNAGSADINGKVEIPEDGVYRLQLTDLFGGTRNDPRNVYRLIIRQAQPDFAVVGWALHMNLRNGDRNALSKPIALRGGATMAMEVVAIRRDGFAGPIELAVDNLPPGVSASGLTIPAGKSRGILLFTAEENAPRGLTSAQFVGKAEIDGIAVTRKGSMASMAWPVTNAWSEIPSPRLLADFPVSVGGAEVAPISIAAAQDQVWEVTAGQTLTIPLVHTRRCEFSGPSMSLKTFGHGFEGNAAFDLKLTEDSSEATLDLAKLKPAPGTYTIAFYGSAVAKYCEHPDAVAVAEVALQLAKKEAAEAAKPPTTAEPTTEEEKQAADVAAKEAAARLTAATAAVAAAEKQLQAATKKGAPKDIVDIVVSKPIEIRVVPAVEVTQK; encoded by the coding sequence ATGAGCGACAATCATCTGGCCGTCGTCCCCCGTTTGCTGTTGCTATTGCTCGTCGCCACAGCATGGCCGTCGGCTTTGGCAGCGCAGTCCGTCTGTTTGCCGGCTCCCCGCTTGTTGACCACGATGCCGATGGGCGGAAAAGCAGGAACCACCGTCGACGTGGCGATCACCGGAGAACATCTCGAAGATCTCGACGAGCTCCGTTTTTCTCATCCCAAAATTCAAGCGACGCAAAAGCTCGCTGCCGACGGAACTCCTGTCGCCAATCAATACACGGTGACGATCGCCGCCGACTGTCCCGAGGGGATTCATGAAGCCCGCATCATGACGCGGCTCGGTATTTCTTCTTCTCGCGTGTTTAGCGTCGGCGCGTTGACAGAAACAAGTTCGACGACTCCAAACACCAAGCTCGAGACGGCGATGCCGCTGGAGTTGAACTCGATCTGCAACGGCAAGATGACCTCCAAAGCGGTCGACTATTACACCGTTGCCGCCAAGCAGGGAGAGCGACTGCTGGTCAGCTGCGCCGCGCAGGGAATCGACTCGAAGCTGAAACCGGTCCTCATTGTCGCCGACGAACAGGGGAACGACTTGCGGGTCGAACGTCGCGGCGGCGCGATTGATTTCATGCCAGAGGCCGATGGTCAGTATGTGATTAAGGTTCATGATTTAACGTTCAGCGGCGGGCCCTATCATTTCTACCGTCTCGCAGTGCAACAAATTTCGACGGATGCCGTCGCACCGCAGTTCGCTGCGACACGCAACGTCAACGCTTTCTCATGGCCCCCTGCCAACTTGAGCGATGACAAGCTTGCGAGTGAGCAGGAACCGAACAATACCGCCGAGCAAGTGCAGTCCATCACGCTGCCATGCGACATCAGCGGCAGCTTCTACCCCGCCGCCGATGTCGACGCGTTTGAGTTCACCGCCAAAAAAGGGGAAGTCTGGTGGGTCGAAGTCGCATCCGAGCGACTTGGTCTTCCTACCGACCCGTCGATTGTCGTTCAGCGTGTAAAGGGAACGGGCTCCGAAGCGGAGTTAGTCGACCTGGTCGAGCTGACCGATATCCCGAGCCCCATCAAGGTTTCCAGCAACGGCTATAGCTATGACGGTCCTTGCTACAACGCCGGTTCAGCAGACATCAACGGGAAAGTTGAAATCCCCGAGGATGGCGTCTACCGTCTGCAACTGACTGATTTGTTCGGCGGAACTCGCAACGATCCTCGCAATGTTTATCGACTGATCATTCGTCAGGCTCAACCCGACTTTGCTGTGGTGGGCTGGGCGCTGCACATGAATCTTCGCAACGGCGACCGCAACGCACTTTCAAAACCAATCGCGCTGCGCGGCGGCGCGACCATGGCGATGGAAGTGGTCGCGATTCGCCGAGATGGTTTCGCCGGGCCGATCGAACTAGCGGTCGACAATCTCCCGCCTGGCGTATCGGCCAGCGGTTTGACGATTCCGGCCGGCAAGTCTCGCGGTATTCTGTTGTTTACCGCCGAAGAAAATGCTCCCCGCGGTCTCACCAGCGCCCAGTTTGTTGGCAAAGCCGAGATCGACGGCATCGCCGTGACGCGCAAGGGAAGTATGGCTTCGATGGCTTGGCCCGTTACGAATGCGTGGAGCGAGATTCCCAGCCCTCGCTTGTTGGCGGATTTTCCGGTTTCGGTGGGCGGCGCTGAAGTAGCGCCCATCTCGATCGCCGCCGCTCAGGATCAGGTTTGGGAAGTTACGGCTGGTCAGACGCTGACCATTCCGCTGGTGCACACGCGACGCTGTGAATTCTCTGGCCCCAGCATGAGCCTGAAGACCTTTGGTCACGGCTTTGAAGGGAACGCGGCGTTTGATTTGAAATTGACCGAAGATTCCTCCGAAGCGACTCTCGATCTCGCCAAGCTGAAACCGGCGCCGGGAACGTATACCATCGCTTTCTACGGCAGCGCGGTGGCCAAGTATTGCGAACACCCCGACGCTGTGGCTGTGGCCGAAGTCGCTTTGCAACTCGCAAAAAAGGAAGCGGCCGAAGCGGCGAAGCCTCCGACAACCGCCGAGCCCACCACCGAGGAAGAGAAGCAGGCCGCCGACGTTGCCGCTAAGGAAGCCGCCGCACGCTTAACCGCGGCGACTGCCGCCGTCGCCGCCGCCGAAAAACAATTGCAGGCCGCGACGAAAAAAGGGGCGCCCAAGGATATTGTCGACATCGTTGTCTCAAAGCCCATCGAGATCCGCGTCGTTCCCGCGGTGGAGGTAACCCAAAAATGA
- a CDS encoding DUF1501 domain-containing protein, translated as MTHPFNASSAYCPGPVSRRGFMRMGLAGFASLSLPGVMRLRAESPTTESPKQKTAVIMVWQPGGCSHIDTYDPKPNAPLEYRGPFSAIPTKVPGMHFTELLPKQAAIADKFTVLRSMRQNAGGHPAGSMQLLSGDSDTRDKPAPRLPDWMSVANYLRSQDGPRTNPLPLYAGVNPPTNYTGPAYLGDAYSPFAVTGDPNNPSFSVPNIGVSDPRELTRLERRASLRQKLDTLERAFDKAGELQALDEFEMQAMTLLTNPKTKVAFDLSQEDEKTRDRYGRNAWGQQLLLARRLVEAGVEILTTSLHGPLCGRVNNWDDHAVNHHVFDAMRFRAQAYDQAVSALIEDIHERGLHERVLVVVTGEFGRTPKVNYQPSTGAGNASAAAGTKQPGRDHWPRAFSNIWAGGGIETGRFIGATDSKGEDSIDRICKPGDFLATIYHHLGIDGRKVFIKDLNGRPTPIVDHGAPIPELIS; from the coding sequence ATGACTCACCCATTCAACGCATCGTCGGCCTACTGTCCTGGACCTGTCTCCCGTCGCGGCTTCATGCGAATGGGGCTGGCCGGCTTCGCTTCGCTCAGCTTGCCCGGCGTGATGCGTCTGCGGGCCGAAAGTCCCACGACGGAAAGCCCGAAACAAAAGACCGCGGTCATCATGGTTTGGCAGCCAGGCGGTTGCTCTCACATCGATACCTACGATCCCAAGCCGAATGCGCCGCTTGAGTATCGCGGTCCGTTCAGCGCGATCCCGACCAAAGTGCCCGGCATGCACTTTACCGAACTGCTGCCGAAGCAAGCCGCCATCGCCGACAAATTCACCGTGCTGCGTTCGATGCGTCAGAACGCCGGCGGGCATCCGGCCGGGTCGATGCAGCTTTTGTCGGGAGACTCCGATACTCGCGACAAACCGGCGCCGCGTTTGCCTGATTGGATGTCGGTCGCCAACTACCTGCGATCGCAGGACGGCCCGCGCACCAATCCGCTGCCGTTGTACGCAGGCGTGAATCCGCCGACCAACTACACCGGTCCTGCTTACCTGGGCGACGCCTACTCGCCGTTTGCCGTGACCGGCGATCCCAACAATCCCAGCTTCTCGGTCCCCAACATCGGCGTGTCGGATCCGCGCGAACTGACGCGTCTGGAACGCCGCGCCAGTCTGCGTCAAAAGTTGGACACGCTGGAGCGGGCCTTCGACAAAGCAGGCGAACTGCAGGCGCTCGACGAGTTCGAGATGCAGGCGATGACCTTGCTGACCAATCCCAAAACCAAAGTCGCTTTCGACTTGAGCCAAGAAGACGAGAAGACGCGCGACCGTTATGGTCGCAATGCGTGGGGACAACAATTGCTGTTGGCGCGTCGGTTGGTCGAAGCCGGCGTCGAGATCCTCACGACCAGTCTGCACGGTCCGTTGTGTGGACGTGTGAACAACTGGGATGACCATGCCGTCAACCATCACGTTTTCGACGCGATGCGTTTTCGCGCACAAGCGTACGATCAGGCTGTCTCGGCATTGATTGAAGATATCCATGAGCGTGGACTCCATGAGCGCGTGTTGGTCGTCGTTACCGGCGAATTCGGCCGGACGCCCAAAGTCAATTATCAGCCCAGCACCGGCGCCGGAAACGCCAGCGCCGCGGCCGGAACCAAGCAACCCGGCCGAGACCATTGGCCCCGAGCGTTCTCGAACATCTGGGCCGGCGGTGGAATCGAGACGGGACGTTTTATCGGTGCGACCGACTCGAAAGGGGAAGATTCGATCGACCGCATCTGCAAACCAGGCGACTTTCTCGCGACGATCTATCACCACCTCGGCATCGATGGCAGGAAGGTCTTTATCAAAGATCTCAACGGTCGTCCCACGCCGATCGTCGACCACGGGGCGCCGATTCCGGAATTGATCTCCTAG